The following proteins come from a genomic window of Hoplias malabaricus isolate fHopMal1 chromosome 15, fHopMal1.hap1, whole genome shotgun sequence:
- the LOC136667917 gene encoding zinc finger protein 235-like produces the protein MLKPEGIKYEDTGCESFSSQEISSATPHTNASCSVYKSTDKGKMYGCSDCGQSFTRQSHLQRHQHIHTGGKPYSCSECGQRFSQQSNLHTHQRTHTGEKPFQCAECGQRFTLRSNLQTHQRIHTGEKPYQCSECKKSFTHQSSLKGHQRVHTGEKPFQCSECGLSFTSRSSLQTHQRVHTGEKPYHCSVCKTSFNELSSLQRHQRIHTGEKPYYCTACGKSFTRLSSLQTHQLIHTGEKPYSCSVCGKRFTLRCNLQTHQRLHTGEKPYQCSECKMSFTHHSSLKQHQYIHTGVKPYSCSKCGQSFTLLCNLQTHQRIHTGEKPYECSECGKGFNQQSHLQTHQRIHTGEKLYQCPVCGKSFTRRGNLKKHPCVHT, from the coding sequence ATGTTGAAACCAGAAGGGATTAAATATGAGGATACGGGTTGTGAAAGCTTTAGTTCTCAGGAAATATCATCAGCTACTCCTCACACTAACGCATCCTGCAGTGTCTACAAAAGTACAGACAAAGGGAAAATGTACGGCTGCTCAGATTGTGGACAAAGTTTTACTAGACAGAGTCATCTCCAGAgacaccagcacattcacacaggagggAAACcgtattcctgttcagagtgtgggcaGCGTTTTTCTCAGCAGAGTAATCTCCACACCCATCAGCGcactcacactggagagaagccGTTTCAGTGCGCAGAATGTGGGCAACGTTTTACTTTACGGagtaatctccaaacacaccagcgcattcacactggagagaaaccgtatcagtgctcagagtgtaaGAAGAGTTTTACTCATCAGAGTTCCCTCAAAGGACATCAGcgcgttcacacaggagagaagccatttcagtgctcagagtgtgggctAAGTTTTACTTCACGGAGTAGTCTGCAGACACATCAGcgcgttcacacaggagagaaaccatatcactgcTCAGTGTGTAAGACAAGTTTTAACGAACTCAGTAGTCTTCAAAGACACCAacgcattcacactggagagaaaccgtattacTGCACAgcgtgtgggaagagttttactagaCTGAGTAGTCTTCAAACACACCAGctcattcacactggagagaagccATACTCCTGTTCAGTGTGTGGGAAAAGATTTACTTTACGGTGTAATCTTCAAACGCACCAGCGccttcacacaggagaaaaaccgtatcagtgctcggAGTGTAAGATGAGTTTTACTCATCACAGTTCTCTCAAACAGCATcaatacattcacacaggagtgAAACCGTATTCCTGTTCAAAGTGTGGGCAGAGTTTTACTTTACTCTgtaatctccaaacacaccagcgcattcacacaggagagaaaccgtatgagtgctcagagtgtgggaagggtTTTAATCAACAGAgtcatctccaaacacaccagcgcattcacactggagagaaactgtatcagtgtccagtgtgtggaaAGAGTTTCACTCGACGGGGGAACCTTAAAAAACATCCGTGCGTTCACACATGA